Proteins encoded in a region of the Chiloscyllium punctatum isolate Juve2018m chromosome 16, sChiPun1.3, whole genome shotgun sequence genome:
- the LOC140486923 gene encoding uncharacterized protein isoform X4, producing the protein MLVTIILFPQIFVLLSLYSRPKSSRYCGQPLLVNLTSFIIFTFIMTGFTIVLTLMDPVSHEVKVAFHVYGVGSFAQGIITTAFTVTAPQCANTTPELYYLSLLLSVLSVLATVFIVFLIPFWLAEVLYPGMVLNGRSQTGVCHKPVASYPYLWHV; encoded by the exons ATGCTTGTGACCATCATCCTTTTCCCACAGATATTTGTGCTGCTGAG TTTATATTCCAGACCAAAGTCATCTCGATATTGTGGCCAACCCCTCCTCGTCAATTTGACCAGTTTTATAATCTTCACTTTTATTATGACAG GGTTTACAATCGTTCTGACCTTGATGGATCCGGTCTCTCACGAGGTGAAGGTGGCTTTCCACGTGTATGGAGTTGGATCATTTGCACAGGGAATCATTACAACTGCCTTCACTGTTACTGCTCCACAGTGT GCAAACACAACTCCCGAGCTGTATTACCTGAGCTTATTGCTGTCTGTACTGAGTGTGCTTGCAACAG TTTTCATCGTTTTCTTGATCCCATTCTGGCTCGCTGAAGTTCTGTACCCAGGAATGGTTTTGAATGGGCGATCTCAAACTGGAGTCTGTCACAAACCAGTTGCTAGCTACCCGTATCTGTGGCACGTATAA
- the LOC140486923 gene encoding uncharacterized protein isoform X3, whose product MLHYCIAHLAYHFSRQLPKRSRAKLPKSSRYCGQPLLVNLTSFIIFTFIMTGFTIVLTLMDPVSHEVKVAFHVYGVGSFAQGIITTAFTVTAPQCANTTPELYYLSLLLSVLSVLATVFIVFLIPFWLAEVLYPGMVLNGRSQTGVCHKPVASYPYLWHV is encoded by the exons ATGCTGCATTACTGTATCGCCCACCTTGCCTATCATTTTAGCAGACAGCTGCCCAAACGCAGCAGAGCAAAATT ACCAAAGTCATCTCGATATTGTGGCCAACCCCTCCTCGTCAATTTGACCAGTTTTATAATCTTCACTTTTATTATGACAG GGTTTACAATCGTTCTGACCTTGATGGATCCGGTCTCTCACGAGGTGAAGGTGGCTTTCCACGTGTATGGAGTTGGATCATTTGCACAGGGAATCATTACAACTGCCTTCACTGTTACTGCTCCACAGTGT GCAAACACAACTCCCGAGCTGTATTACCTGAGCTTATTGCTGTCTGTACTGAGTGTGCTTGCAACAG TTTTCATCGTTTTCTTGATCCCATTCTGGCTCGCTGAAGTTCTGTACCCAGGAATGGTTTTGAATGGGCGATCTCAAACTGGAGTCTGTCACAAACCAGTTGCTAGCTACCCGTATCTGTGGCACGTATAA
- the LOC140486923 gene encoding uncharacterized protein isoform X6 encodes MLHYCIAHLAYHFSRQLPKRSRAKFEILVIMLVTIILFPQIFVLLSLYSRPKSSRYCGQPLLVNLTSFIIFTFIMTGFTIVLTLMDPVSHEVKVAFHVYGVGSFAQGIITTAFTVTAPQCANTTPELYYLSLLLSVLSVLATG; translated from the exons ATGCTGCATTACTGTATCGCCCACCTTGCCTATCATTTTAGCAGACAGCTGCCCAAACGCAGCAGAGCAAAATT TGAGATCCTGGTGATAATGCTTGTGACCATCATCCTTTTCCCACAGATATTTGTGCTGCTGAG TTTATATTCCAGACCAAAGTCATCTCGATATTGTGGCCAACCCCTCCTCGTCAATTTGACCAGTTTTATAATCTTCACTTTTATTATGACAG GGTTTACAATCGTTCTGACCTTGATGGATCCGGTCTCTCACGAGGTGAAGGTGGCTTTCCACGTGTATGGAGTTGGATCATTTGCACAGGGAATCATTACAACTGCCTTCACTGTTACTGCTCCACAGTGT GCAAACACAACTCCCGAGCTGTATTACCTGAGCTTATTGCTGTCTGTACTGAGTGTGCTTGCAACAG gttaa
- the LOC140486923 gene encoding uncharacterized protein isoform X5: MLVTIILFPQIFVLLRPKSSRYCGQPLLVNLTSFIIFTFIMTGFTIVLTLMDPVSHEVKVAFHVYGVGSFAQGIITTAFTVTAPQCANTTPELYYLSLLLSVLSVLATVFIVFLIPFWLAEVLYPGMVLNGRSQTGVCHKPVASYPYLWHV, translated from the exons ATGCTTGTGACCATCATCCTTTTCCCACAGATATTTGTGCTGCTGAG ACCAAAGTCATCTCGATATTGTGGCCAACCCCTCCTCGTCAATTTGACCAGTTTTATAATCTTCACTTTTATTATGACAG GGTTTACAATCGTTCTGACCTTGATGGATCCGGTCTCTCACGAGGTGAAGGTGGCTTTCCACGTGTATGGAGTTGGATCATTTGCACAGGGAATCATTACAACTGCCTTCACTGTTACTGCTCCACAGTGT GCAAACACAACTCCCGAGCTGTATTACCTGAGCTTATTGCTGTCTGTACTGAGTGTGCTTGCAACAG TTTTCATCGTTTTCTTGATCCCATTCTGGCTCGCTGAAGTTCTGTACCCAGGAATGGTTTTGAATGGGCGATCTCAAACTGGAGTCTGTCACAAACCAGTTGCTAGCTACCCGTATCTGTGGCACGTATAA
- the LOC140486923 gene encoding uncharacterized protein isoform X2, with the protein MLHYCIAHLAYHFSRQLPKRSRAKFEILVIMLVTIILFPQIFVLLRPKSSRYCGQPLLVNLTSFIIFTFIMTGFTIVLTLMDPVSHEVKVAFHVYGVGSFAQGIITTAFTVTAPQCANTTPELYYLSLLLSVLSVLATVFIVFLIPFWLAEVLYPGMVLNGRSQTGVCHKPVASYPYLWHV; encoded by the exons ATGCTGCATTACTGTATCGCCCACCTTGCCTATCATTTTAGCAGACAGCTGCCCAAACGCAGCAGAGCAAAATT TGAGATCCTGGTGATAATGCTTGTGACCATCATCCTTTTCCCACAGATATTTGTGCTGCTGAG ACCAAAGTCATCTCGATATTGTGGCCAACCCCTCCTCGTCAATTTGACCAGTTTTATAATCTTCACTTTTATTATGACAG GGTTTACAATCGTTCTGACCTTGATGGATCCGGTCTCTCACGAGGTGAAGGTGGCTTTCCACGTGTATGGAGTTGGATCATTTGCACAGGGAATCATTACAACTGCCTTCACTGTTACTGCTCCACAGTGT GCAAACACAACTCCCGAGCTGTATTACCTGAGCTTATTGCTGTCTGTACTGAGTGTGCTTGCAACAG TTTTCATCGTTTTCTTGATCCCATTCTGGCTCGCTGAAGTTCTGTACCCAGGAATGGTTTTGAATGGGCGATCTCAAACTGGAGTCTGTCACAAACCAGTTGCTAGCTACCCGTATCTGTGGCACGTATAA
- the LOC140486923 gene encoding uncharacterized protein isoform X1: protein MLHYCIAHLAYHFSRQLPKRSRAKFEILVIMLVTIILFPQIFVLLSLYSRPKSSRYCGQPLLVNLTSFIIFTFIMTGFTIVLTLMDPVSHEVKVAFHVYGVGSFAQGIITTAFTVTAPQCANTTPELYYLSLLLSVLSVLATVFIVFLIPFWLAEVLYPGMVLNGRSQTGVCHKPVASYPYLWHV from the exons ATGCTGCATTACTGTATCGCCCACCTTGCCTATCATTTTAGCAGACAGCTGCCCAAACGCAGCAGAGCAAAATT TGAGATCCTGGTGATAATGCTTGTGACCATCATCCTTTTCCCACAGATATTTGTGCTGCTGAG TTTATATTCCAGACCAAAGTCATCTCGATATTGTGGCCAACCCCTCCTCGTCAATTTGACCAGTTTTATAATCTTCACTTTTATTATGACAG GGTTTACAATCGTTCTGACCTTGATGGATCCGGTCTCTCACGAGGTGAAGGTGGCTTTCCACGTGTATGGAGTTGGATCATTTGCACAGGGAATCATTACAACTGCCTTCACTGTTACTGCTCCACAGTGT GCAAACACAACTCCCGAGCTGTATTACCTGAGCTTATTGCTGTCTGTACTGAGTGTGCTTGCAACAG TTTTCATCGTTTTCTTGATCCCATTCTGGCTCGCTGAAGTTCTGTACCCAGGAATGGTTTTGAATGGGCGATCTCAAACTGGAGTCTGTCACAAACCAGTTGCTAGCTACCCGTATCTGTGGCACGTATAA